One segment of Drosophila mauritiana strain mau12 chromosome 3R, ASM438214v1, whole genome shotgun sequence DNA contains the following:
- the LOC117143040 gene encoding actin-binding LIM protein 3 isoform X5: MGKQKIYCAKCTKKCSGEVLRVADNHFHKACFQCCQCKKSLATGGFFTKDNAYYCIPDYQRLYGTKCANCQQYVEGEVVSTMGKTYHQKCFTCSKCQQPFKSGSKVTNTGKEVLCEQCVTGAPVSPSRQATAGGVSSPAPPAESPTRATAHQQHGGVISHKAHLKEDYDPNDCAGCGELLKEGQALVALDRQWHVSCFRCKACQAVLNGEYMGKDAVPYCEKCYQKGFGVKCAYCSRFISGKVLQAGDNHHFHPTCARCTKCGDPFGDGEEMYLQGSAIWHPRCGPGPSESGIILNGGGGTTSVVGGASNGNFTDTECDRMSSSALSEMYIRSRTPSFNGSLYSSSRKHYRTVSPGLILREYGRPNAEDISRIYTYSYLTDAPHYLRKPIDPYDKTPLSPHFHRPSSYATTASNAGSVAGSRPPSRPHSRTRSAMKVLVDAIRSETPRPKSPGMNNEEPIELSHYPAAKKPPPGEQPKIERDDFPAPPYPYTDPERRRRYSDTYKGVPASDDEDENVENGKPNGKVKNGEEQQRLQREAEQLEKLNSGIGSAIAKDLKEHAKYRKWKQNNLDPRNASRTPSASKEPVYKLRYESPIGASPSRNLDHQKPFYEDEMFDRSTSYRGSLGKSLGNAPSYNVVSALRHVPKPGYGLAPRSHTFSSTTSAAATMHGATDFSYGGLGDKTHSTDLSCGKSEASVDSITEGDRRALMGGDLPASSTYSGALSYHYPQAGLIRRSLPNMSHSMLVHEPAKIYPYHLLLITNYRLPSDVDRCNLERHLSDIEFEHILQCARSEFYRLPQWRRNELKRRVKLF; encoded by the exons ATGG GTAAACAAAAAATCTACTGTGCGAAATGCACGAAAAAGTGCTCCGGCGAGGTGCTCCGCGTGGCGGACAACCACTTCCACAAGGCCTGCTTCCAGTGCTGCCAGTGCAAGAAGTCCCTGGCCACCGGCGGATTCTTCACAAAGGACAACGCCTACTACTGCATACCGGACTACCAGCGGCTGTACGGCACCAAGTGCGCGAATTGCCAGCAGTACGTGGAGGGCGAGGTGGTCAGCACCATGGGCAAGACCTATCACCAGAAGTGCTTCACCTGCTCCAAGTGCCAGCAGCCCTTCAAGTCGGGCAGTAAG GTGACCAACACCGGAAAGGAGGTGCTTTGCGAGCAGTGCGTCACGGGTGCTCCAGTGTCGCCCAGTCGCCAGGCGACGGCTGGAGGCGTCTCCTCGCCAGCTCCTCCGGCGGAGAGTCCAACGAGGGCCACTGCCCACCAGCAGCACGGCGGGGTGATCTCCCACAAGGCGCACCTCAAGGAGGACTACGATCCCAATGACTGTGCCGGCTGTGGGGAGCTGCTGAAGGAGGGCCAGGCACTGGTGGCGCTGGACCGGCAGTGGCATGTCTCCTGTTTCCGGTGCAAGGCCTGCCAGGCGGTGCTCAATGGGGAGTACATGGGCAAGGACGCGGTGCCCTACTGCGAGAAGTGCTACCAGAAGGGATTCGGGGTGAAGTGCGCCTACTGCAGCCGCTTCATCAGCGGCAAGGTGCTCCAGGCGGGCGACAACCACCACTTCCATCCGACCTGTGCCCGCTGCACAAAGTGCGGCGATCCCTTCGGCGACGGCGAGGAGATGTACCTGCAGGGCAGTGCCATCTGGCATCCGCGATGCGGTCCGGGTCCCTCCGAGTCCGGCATAATCTTGAACGGCGGCGGAGGCACTACCTCGGTGGTCGGAGGTGCCTCCAATGGCAACTTCACAGACACCGAATGCGACCGGATGAGCTCCAGTGCCCTTAGCGAGATG TACATCCGCTCCAGAACTCCGAGCTTTAATGGTTCACTTTATTCCTCTAGCCGCAAG CACTACCGAACGGTGAGTCCGGGTCTGATACTCCGCGAGTACGGGCGACCCAATGCCGAGGACATCTCGCGCATCTACACCTACAGCTATCTGACGGATGCGCCGCACTATCTGCGCAAGCCGATCGATCCGTATGACAAGACGCCGCTGTCGCCGCACTTCCACCGGCCCTCCTCATACGCGACCACCGCCAGCAATGCGGGATCCGTGGCCGGCAGCCGTCCGCCGTCGCGTCCCCACTCGCGGACACGCAGCGCCATGAAGGTGCTGGTGGACGCCATCCGCTCGGAGACGCCGCGTCCCAAGAGTCCTGGCATGAACAACGAGGAGCCGATTGAACTGTCTCACTATCCGGCCGCCAAGAAGCCGCCGCCAGGTGAGCAGCCCAAGATCGAGCGGGATGACTTCCCCGCTCCGCCGTATCCCTACACGGATCCGGAGCGCAGGCGGCGGTACAGTGATACCTACAAGGGAGTGCCCGCTTCCGATGATGAGGACGAGAATGTGGAGAATGGCAAGCCGAATGGCAAGGTCAAGAATGGCGAGGAACAGCA ACGCCTTCAACGCGAAGCCGAACAGCTGGAAAAGCTGAACTCGGGCATCGGATCGGCGATTGCCAAGGACCTCAAGGAGCACGCCAAGTACAGGAAGTGGAAGCAGAACAATTTGGATCCGCGCAACGCATCCAGGACGCCCTCCGCTTCCAAGGAGCCAGTCTACAAATTGAG ATACGAATCGCCCATTGGAGCCTCGCCCTCGCGCAATCTGGACCACCAGAAGCCCTTCTACGAGGACGAGATGTTCGATCGCTCCACCAGCTACCGGGGCTCGCTTGGCAAATCGCTGGGAAACGCGCCCAGCTACAATG TGGTGAGTGCGCTGCGCCATGTGCCCAAGCCAGGATACGGGCTTGCACCACGCTCCCACACATTCAGCTCCACCACATCCGCTGCGGCCACGATGCATGGTGCCACT GACTTCTCCTATGGAGGACTGGGCGACAAGACCCACAGCACAGATTTGAGCTGCGGCAAATCGGAGG CATCTGTGGACTCGATCACCGAGGGCGATAGGCGAGCTCTGATGGGCGGCGACCTGCCCGCCTCGAGCACTTACTCAGGAGCACTCTCCTACCACTATCCGCAGGCCGGACTCATCCGGCGCAGTCTGCCCAACATGTCCCATTCGATGCTGGTGCACGAGCCGGCCAAGATCTATCCCTATCACCTACTGCTAATCACAAACTACCGTCTGCCCTCGGACGTGGATCGCTGTAACCTAGAG CGCCATCTGTCGGACATCGAGTTCGAGCACATCTTGCAGTGCGCCAGGTCGGAGTTCTATCGGCTACCCCAGTGGCGACGCAACGAGCTGAAGCGGCGGGTGAAGCTCTTCTAG
- the LOC117143040 gene encoding actin-binding LIM protein 3 isoform X2, translated as MYILIYISIPKHPQADKTRTVYPSTLGTELRTELGKQKIYCAKCTKKCSGEVLRVADNHFHKACFQCCQCKKSLATGGFFTKDNAYYCIPDYQRLYGTKCANCQQYVEGEVVSTMGKTYHQKCFTCSKCQQPFKSGSKVTNTGKEVLCEQCVTGAPVSPSRQATAGGVSSPAPPAESPTRATAHQQHGGVISHKAHLKEDYDPNDCAGCGELLKEGQALVALDRQWHVSCFRCKACQAVLNGEYMGKDAVPYCEKCYQKGFGVKCAYCSRFISGKVLQAGDNHHFHPTCARCTKCGDPFGDGEEMYLQGSAIWHPRCGPGPSESGIILNGGGGTTSVVGGASNGNFTDTECDRMSSSALSEMYIRSRTPSFNGSLYSSSRKHYRTVSPGLILREYGRPNAEDISRIYTYSYLTDAPHYLRKPIDPYDKTPLSPHFHRPSSYATTASNAGSVAGSRPPSRPHSRTRSAMKVLVDAIRSETPRPKSPGMNNEEPIELSHYPAAKKPPPGEQPKIERDDFPAPPYPYTDPERRRRYSDTYKGVPASDDEDENVENGKPNGKVKNGEEQQRLQREAEQLEKLNSGIGSAIAKDLKEHAKYRKWKQNNLDPRNASRTPSASKEPVYKLRYESPIGASPSRNLDHQKPFYEDEMFDRSTSYRGSLGKSLGNAPSYNAIHSYRSPPKPGYGFKTTTLPYIRNGFSSDFSYGGLGDKTHSTDLSCGKSEASVDSITEGDRRALMGGDLPASSTYSGALSYHYPQAGLIRRSLPNMSHSMLVHEPAKIYPYHLLLITNYRLPSDVDRCNLERHLSDIEFEHILQCARSEFYRLPQWRRNELKRRVKLF; from the exons atgtatatattaatatatatatccattCCGAAACATCCACAAGCAGACAAGACCAGAACGGTATACCCTAGCACATTGGGAACGGAGCTTCGAACTGAGCTCG GTAAACAAAAAATCTACTGTGCGAAATGCACGAAAAAGTGCTCCGGCGAGGTGCTCCGCGTGGCGGACAACCACTTCCACAAGGCCTGCTTCCAGTGCTGCCAGTGCAAGAAGTCCCTGGCCACCGGCGGATTCTTCACAAAGGACAACGCCTACTACTGCATACCGGACTACCAGCGGCTGTACGGCACCAAGTGCGCGAATTGCCAGCAGTACGTGGAGGGCGAGGTGGTCAGCACCATGGGCAAGACCTATCACCAGAAGTGCTTCACCTGCTCCAAGTGCCAGCAGCCCTTCAAGTCGGGCAGTAAG GTGACCAACACCGGAAAGGAGGTGCTTTGCGAGCAGTGCGTCACGGGTGCTCCAGTGTCGCCCAGTCGCCAGGCGACGGCTGGAGGCGTCTCCTCGCCAGCTCCTCCGGCGGAGAGTCCAACGAGGGCCACTGCCCACCAGCAGCACGGCGGGGTGATCTCCCACAAGGCGCACCTCAAGGAGGACTACGATCCCAATGACTGTGCCGGCTGTGGGGAGCTGCTGAAGGAGGGCCAGGCACTGGTGGCGCTGGACCGGCAGTGGCATGTCTCCTGTTTCCGGTGCAAGGCCTGCCAGGCGGTGCTCAATGGGGAGTACATGGGCAAGGACGCGGTGCCCTACTGCGAGAAGTGCTACCAGAAGGGATTCGGGGTGAAGTGCGCCTACTGCAGCCGCTTCATCAGCGGCAAGGTGCTCCAGGCGGGCGACAACCACCACTTCCATCCGACCTGTGCCCGCTGCACAAAGTGCGGCGATCCCTTCGGCGACGGCGAGGAGATGTACCTGCAGGGCAGTGCCATCTGGCATCCGCGATGCGGTCCGGGTCCCTCCGAGTCCGGCATAATCTTGAACGGCGGCGGAGGCACTACCTCGGTGGTCGGAGGTGCCTCCAATGGCAACTTCACAGACACCGAATGCGACCGGATGAGCTCCAGTGCCCTTAGCGAGATG TACATCCGCTCCAGAACTCCGAGCTTTAATGGTTCACTTTATTCCTCTAGCCGCAAG CACTACCGAACGGTGAGTCCGGGTCTGATACTCCGCGAGTACGGGCGACCCAATGCCGAGGACATCTCGCGCATCTACACCTACAGCTATCTGACGGATGCGCCGCACTATCTGCGCAAGCCGATCGATCCGTATGACAAGACGCCGCTGTCGCCGCACTTCCACCGGCCCTCCTCATACGCGACCACCGCCAGCAATGCGGGATCCGTGGCCGGCAGCCGTCCGCCGTCGCGTCCCCACTCGCGGACACGCAGCGCCATGAAGGTGCTGGTGGACGCCATCCGCTCGGAGACGCCGCGTCCCAAGAGTCCTGGCATGAACAACGAGGAGCCGATTGAACTGTCTCACTATCCGGCCGCCAAGAAGCCGCCGCCAGGTGAGCAGCCCAAGATCGAGCGGGATGACTTCCCCGCTCCGCCGTATCCCTACACGGATCCGGAGCGCAGGCGGCGGTACAGTGATACCTACAAGGGAGTGCCCGCTTCCGATGATGAGGACGAGAATGTGGAGAATGGCAAGCCGAATGGCAAGGTCAAGAATGGCGAGGAACAGCA ACGCCTTCAACGCGAAGCCGAACAGCTGGAAAAGCTGAACTCGGGCATCGGATCGGCGATTGCCAAGGACCTCAAGGAGCACGCCAAGTACAGGAAGTGGAAGCAGAACAATTTGGATCCGCGCAACGCATCCAGGACGCCCTCCGCTTCCAAGGAGCCAGTCTACAAATTGAG ATACGAATCGCCCATTGGAGCCTCGCCCTCGCGCAATCTGGACCACCAGAAGCCCTTCTACGAGGACGAGATGTTCGATCGCTCCACCAGCTACCGGGGCTCGCTTGGCAAATCGCTGGGAAACGCGCCCAGCTACAATG CCATACATTCCTACCGATCGCCGCCCAAGCCCGGATACGGATTCAAAACGACGACTCTGCCCTATATACGCAATGGCTTCAGCTCC GACTTCTCCTATGGAGGACTGGGCGACAAGACCCACAGCACAGATTTGAGCTGCGGCAAATCGGAGG CATCTGTGGACTCGATCACCGAGGGCGATAGGCGAGCTCTGATGGGCGGCGACCTGCCCGCCTCGAGCACTTACTCAGGAGCACTCTCCTACCACTATCCGCAGGCCGGACTCATCCGGCGCAGTCTGCCCAACATGTCCCATTCGATGCTGGTGCACGAGCCGGCCAAGATCTATCCCTATCACCTACTGCTAATCACAAACTACCGTCTGCCCTCGGACGTGGATCGCTGTAACCTAGAG CGCCATCTGTCGGACATCGAGTTCGAGCACATCTTGCAGTGCGCCAGGTCGGAGTTCTATCGGCTACCCCAGTGGCGACGCAACGAGCTGAAGCGGCGGGTGAAGCTCTTCTAG
- the LOC117143040 gene encoding actin-binding LIM protein 3 isoform X1, with protein MYILIYISIPKHPQADKTRTVYPSTLGTELRTELGKQKIYCAKCTKKCSGEVLRVADNHFHKACFQCCQCKKSLATGGFFTKDNAYYCIPDYQRLYGTKCANCQQYVEGEVVSTMGKTYHQKCFTCSKCQQPFKSGSKVTNTGKEVLCEQCVTGAPVSPSRQATAGGVSSPAPPAESPTRATAHQQHGGVISHKAHLKEDYDPNDCAGCGELLKEGQALVALDRQWHVSCFRCKACQAVLNGEYMGKDAVPYCEKCYQKGFGVKCAYCSRFISGKVLQAGDNHHFHPTCARCTKCGDPFGDGEEMYLQGSAIWHPRCGPGPSESGIILNGGGGTTSVVGGASNGNFTDTECDRMSSSALSEMYIRSRTPSFNGSLYSSSRKHYRTVSPGLILREYGRPNAEDISRIYTYSYLTDAPHYLRKPIDPYDKTPLSPHFHRPSSYATTASNAGSVAGSRPPSRPHSRTRSAMKVLVDAIRSETPRPKSPGMNNEEPIELSHYPAAKKPPPGEQPKIERDDFPAPPYPYTDPERRRRYSDTYKGVPASDDEDENVENGKPNGKVKNGEEQQRLQREAEQLEKLNSGIGSAIAKDLKEHAKYRKWKQNNLDPRNASRTPSASKEPVYKLRYESPIGASPSRNLDHQKPFYEDEMFDRSTSYRGSLGKSLGNAPSYNVVSALRHVPKPGYGLAPRSHTFSSTTSAAATMHGATDFSYGGLGDKTHSTDLSCGKSEASVDSITEGDRRALMGGDLPASSTYSGALSYHYPQAGLIRRSLPNMSHSMLVHEPAKIYPYHLLLITNYRLPSDVDRCNLERHLSDIEFEHILQCARSEFYRLPQWRRNELKRRVKLF; from the exons atgtatatattaatatatatatccattCCGAAACATCCACAAGCAGACAAGACCAGAACGGTATACCCTAGCACATTGGGAACGGAGCTTCGAACTGAGCTCG GTAAACAAAAAATCTACTGTGCGAAATGCACGAAAAAGTGCTCCGGCGAGGTGCTCCGCGTGGCGGACAACCACTTCCACAAGGCCTGCTTCCAGTGCTGCCAGTGCAAGAAGTCCCTGGCCACCGGCGGATTCTTCACAAAGGACAACGCCTACTACTGCATACCGGACTACCAGCGGCTGTACGGCACCAAGTGCGCGAATTGCCAGCAGTACGTGGAGGGCGAGGTGGTCAGCACCATGGGCAAGACCTATCACCAGAAGTGCTTCACCTGCTCCAAGTGCCAGCAGCCCTTCAAGTCGGGCAGTAAG GTGACCAACACCGGAAAGGAGGTGCTTTGCGAGCAGTGCGTCACGGGTGCTCCAGTGTCGCCCAGTCGCCAGGCGACGGCTGGAGGCGTCTCCTCGCCAGCTCCTCCGGCGGAGAGTCCAACGAGGGCCACTGCCCACCAGCAGCACGGCGGGGTGATCTCCCACAAGGCGCACCTCAAGGAGGACTACGATCCCAATGACTGTGCCGGCTGTGGGGAGCTGCTGAAGGAGGGCCAGGCACTGGTGGCGCTGGACCGGCAGTGGCATGTCTCCTGTTTCCGGTGCAAGGCCTGCCAGGCGGTGCTCAATGGGGAGTACATGGGCAAGGACGCGGTGCCCTACTGCGAGAAGTGCTACCAGAAGGGATTCGGGGTGAAGTGCGCCTACTGCAGCCGCTTCATCAGCGGCAAGGTGCTCCAGGCGGGCGACAACCACCACTTCCATCCGACCTGTGCCCGCTGCACAAAGTGCGGCGATCCCTTCGGCGACGGCGAGGAGATGTACCTGCAGGGCAGTGCCATCTGGCATCCGCGATGCGGTCCGGGTCCCTCCGAGTCCGGCATAATCTTGAACGGCGGCGGAGGCACTACCTCGGTGGTCGGAGGTGCCTCCAATGGCAACTTCACAGACACCGAATGCGACCGGATGAGCTCCAGTGCCCTTAGCGAGATG TACATCCGCTCCAGAACTCCGAGCTTTAATGGTTCACTTTATTCCTCTAGCCGCAAG CACTACCGAACGGTGAGTCCGGGTCTGATACTCCGCGAGTACGGGCGACCCAATGCCGAGGACATCTCGCGCATCTACACCTACAGCTATCTGACGGATGCGCCGCACTATCTGCGCAAGCCGATCGATCCGTATGACAAGACGCCGCTGTCGCCGCACTTCCACCGGCCCTCCTCATACGCGACCACCGCCAGCAATGCGGGATCCGTGGCCGGCAGCCGTCCGCCGTCGCGTCCCCACTCGCGGACACGCAGCGCCATGAAGGTGCTGGTGGACGCCATCCGCTCGGAGACGCCGCGTCCCAAGAGTCCTGGCATGAACAACGAGGAGCCGATTGAACTGTCTCACTATCCGGCCGCCAAGAAGCCGCCGCCAGGTGAGCAGCCCAAGATCGAGCGGGATGACTTCCCCGCTCCGCCGTATCCCTACACGGATCCGGAGCGCAGGCGGCGGTACAGTGATACCTACAAGGGAGTGCCCGCTTCCGATGATGAGGACGAGAATGTGGAGAATGGCAAGCCGAATGGCAAGGTCAAGAATGGCGAGGAACAGCA ACGCCTTCAACGCGAAGCCGAACAGCTGGAAAAGCTGAACTCGGGCATCGGATCGGCGATTGCCAAGGACCTCAAGGAGCACGCCAAGTACAGGAAGTGGAAGCAGAACAATTTGGATCCGCGCAACGCATCCAGGACGCCCTCCGCTTCCAAGGAGCCAGTCTACAAATTGAG ATACGAATCGCCCATTGGAGCCTCGCCCTCGCGCAATCTGGACCACCAGAAGCCCTTCTACGAGGACGAGATGTTCGATCGCTCCACCAGCTACCGGGGCTCGCTTGGCAAATCGCTGGGAAACGCGCCCAGCTACAATG TGGTGAGTGCGCTGCGCCATGTGCCCAAGCCAGGATACGGGCTTGCACCACGCTCCCACACATTCAGCTCCACCACATCCGCTGCGGCCACGATGCATGGTGCCACT GACTTCTCCTATGGAGGACTGGGCGACAAGACCCACAGCACAGATTTGAGCTGCGGCAAATCGGAGG CATCTGTGGACTCGATCACCGAGGGCGATAGGCGAGCTCTGATGGGCGGCGACCTGCCCGCCTCGAGCACTTACTCAGGAGCACTCTCCTACCACTATCCGCAGGCCGGACTCATCCGGCGCAGTCTGCCCAACATGTCCCATTCGATGCTGGTGCACGAGCCGGCCAAGATCTATCCCTATCACCTACTGCTAATCACAAACTACCGTCTGCCCTCGGACGTGGATCGCTGTAACCTAGAG CGCCATCTGTCGGACATCGAGTTCGAGCACATCTTGCAGTGCGCCAGGTCGGAGTTCTATCGGCTACCCCAGTGGCGACGCAACGAGCTGAAGCGGCGGGTGAAGCTCTTCTAG
- the LOC117143040 gene encoding actin-binding LIM protein 2 isoform X6 yields MYILIYISIPKHPQADKTRTVYPSTLGTELRTELGKQKIYCAKCTKKCSGEVLRVADNHFHKACFQCCQCKKSLATGGFFTKDNAYYCIPDYQRLYGTKCANCQQYVEGEVVSTMGKTYHQKCFTCSKCQQPFKSGSKVTNTGKEVLCEQCVTGAPVSPSRQATAGGVSSPAPPAESPTRATAHQQHGGVISHKAHLKEDYDPNDCAGCGELLKEGQALVALDRQWHVSCFRCKACQAVLNGEYMGKDAVPYCEKCYQKGFGVKCAYCSRFISGKVLQAGDNHHFHPTCARCTKCGDPFGDGEEMYLQGSAIWHPRCGPGPSESGIILNGGGGTTSVVGGASNGNFTDTECDRMSSSALSEMYIRSRTPSFNGSLYSSSRKHYRTVSPGLILREYGRPNAEDISRIYTYSYLTDAPHYLRKPIDPYDKTPLSPHFHRPSSYATTASNAGSVAGSRPPSRPHSRTRSAMKVLVDAIRSETPRPKSPGMNNEEPIELSHYPAAKKPPPGEQPKIERDDFPAPPYPYTDPERRRRYSDTYKGVPASDDEDENVENGKPNGKVKNGEEQQRLQREAEQLEKLNSGIGSAIAKDLKEHAKYRKWKQNNLDPRNASRTPSASKEPVYKLRYESPIGASPSRNLDHQKPFYEDEMFDRSTSYRGSLGKSLGNAPSYNGLGDKTHSTDLSCGKSEASVDSITEGDRRALMGGDLPASSTYSGALSYHYPQAGLIRRSLPNMSHSMLVHEPAKIYPYHLLLITNYRLPSDVDRCNLERHLSDIEFEHILQCARSEFYRLPQWRRNELKRRVKLF; encoded by the exons atgtatatattaatatatatatccattCCGAAACATCCACAAGCAGACAAGACCAGAACGGTATACCCTAGCACATTGGGAACGGAGCTTCGAACTGAGCTCG GTAAACAAAAAATCTACTGTGCGAAATGCACGAAAAAGTGCTCCGGCGAGGTGCTCCGCGTGGCGGACAACCACTTCCACAAGGCCTGCTTCCAGTGCTGCCAGTGCAAGAAGTCCCTGGCCACCGGCGGATTCTTCACAAAGGACAACGCCTACTACTGCATACCGGACTACCAGCGGCTGTACGGCACCAAGTGCGCGAATTGCCAGCAGTACGTGGAGGGCGAGGTGGTCAGCACCATGGGCAAGACCTATCACCAGAAGTGCTTCACCTGCTCCAAGTGCCAGCAGCCCTTCAAGTCGGGCAGTAAG GTGACCAACACCGGAAAGGAGGTGCTTTGCGAGCAGTGCGTCACGGGTGCTCCAGTGTCGCCCAGTCGCCAGGCGACGGCTGGAGGCGTCTCCTCGCCAGCTCCTCCGGCGGAGAGTCCAACGAGGGCCACTGCCCACCAGCAGCACGGCGGGGTGATCTCCCACAAGGCGCACCTCAAGGAGGACTACGATCCCAATGACTGTGCCGGCTGTGGGGAGCTGCTGAAGGAGGGCCAGGCACTGGTGGCGCTGGACCGGCAGTGGCATGTCTCCTGTTTCCGGTGCAAGGCCTGCCAGGCGGTGCTCAATGGGGAGTACATGGGCAAGGACGCGGTGCCCTACTGCGAGAAGTGCTACCAGAAGGGATTCGGGGTGAAGTGCGCCTACTGCAGCCGCTTCATCAGCGGCAAGGTGCTCCAGGCGGGCGACAACCACCACTTCCATCCGACCTGTGCCCGCTGCACAAAGTGCGGCGATCCCTTCGGCGACGGCGAGGAGATGTACCTGCAGGGCAGTGCCATCTGGCATCCGCGATGCGGTCCGGGTCCCTCCGAGTCCGGCATAATCTTGAACGGCGGCGGAGGCACTACCTCGGTGGTCGGAGGTGCCTCCAATGGCAACTTCACAGACACCGAATGCGACCGGATGAGCTCCAGTGCCCTTAGCGAGATG TACATCCGCTCCAGAACTCCGAGCTTTAATGGTTCACTTTATTCCTCTAGCCGCAAG CACTACCGAACGGTGAGTCCGGGTCTGATACTCCGCGAGTACGGGCGACCCAATGCCGAGGACATCTCGCGCATCTACACCTACAGCTATCTGACGGATGCGCCGCACTATCTGCGCAAGCCGATCGATCCGTATGACAAGACGCCGCTGTCGCCGCACTTCCACCGGCCCTCCTCATACGCGACCACCGCCAGCAATGCGGGATCCGTGGCCGGCAGCCGTCCGCCGTCGCGTCCCCACTCGCGGACACGCAGCGCCATGAAGGTGCTGGTGGACGCCATCCGCTCGGAGACGCCGCGTCCCAAGAGTCCTGGCATGAACAACGAGGAGCCGATTGAACTGTCTCACTATCCGGCCGCCAAGAAGCCGCCGCCAGGTGAGCAGCCCAAGATCGAGCGGGATGACTTCCCCGCTCCGCCGTATCCCTACACGGATCCGGAGCGCAGGCGGCGGTACAGTGATACCTACAAGGGAGTGCCCGCTTCCGATGATGAGGACGAGAATGTGGAGAATGGCAAGCCGAATGGCAAGGTCAAGAATGGCGAGGAACAGCA ACGCCTTCAACGCGAAGCCGAACAGCTGGAAAAGCTGAACTCGGGCATCGGATCGGCGATTGCCAAGGACCTCAAGGAGCACGCCAAGTACAGGAAGTGGAAGCAGAACAATTTGGATCCGCGCAACGCATCCAGGACGCCCTCCGCTTCCAAGGAGCCAGTCTACAAATTGAG ATACGAATCGCCCATTGGAGCCTCGCCCTCGCGCAATCTGGACCACCAGAAGCCCTTCTACGAGGACGAGATGTTCGATCGCTCCACCAGCTACCGGGGCTCGCTTGGCAAATCGCTGGGAAACGCGCCCAGCTACAATG GACTGGGCGACAAGACCCACAGCACAGATTTGAGCTGCGGCAAATCGGAGG CATCTGTGGACTCGATCACCGAGGGCGATAGGCGAGCTCTGATGGGCGGCGACCTGCCCGCCTCGAGCACTTACTCAGGAGCACTCTCCTACCACTATCCGCAGGCCGGACTCATCCGGCGCAGTCTGCCCAACATGTCCCATTCGATGCTGGTGCACGAGCCGGCCAAGATCTATCCCTATCACCTACTGCTAATCACAAACTACCGTCTGCCCTCGGACGTGGATCGCTGTAACCTAGAG CGCCATCTGTCGGACATCGAGTTCGAGCACATCTTGCAGTGCGCCAGGTCGGAGTTCTATCGGCTACCCCAGTGGCGACGCAACGAGCTGAAGCGGCGGGTGAAGCTCTTCTAG